A window of Polaribacter litorisediminis contains these coding sequences:
- a CDS encoding heavy-metal-associated domain-containing protein: MKTQIKIENLKCGGCAATIKKGLLSIEGIEDIAINIEDSLVSVHATENVLIAVKEKLSKLGYPEVGDKNTVLHKAKSFVSCAVGKMDS, encoded by the coding sequence ATGAAAACACAAATCAAAATAGAAAATTTAAAGTGTGGTGGTTGTGCAGCTACTATAAAAAAAGGATTATTAAGTATAGAGGGTATAGAAGATATAGCCATTAATATTGAGGATTCCTTAGTTTCAGTGCATGCTACAGAGAATGTTTTAATAGCGGTAAAGGAAAAATTATCTAAATTAGGCTATCCAGAAGTTGGTGATAAAAATACGGTATTACACAAAGCAAAATCTTTTGTGAGTTGTGCCGTTGGTAAAATGGATTCTTAA
- the tsf gene encoding translation elongation factor Ts: METVKISAADVKKLREATGAGMMDCKKALVEAAGDFDKAIDILRKKGQKIAAKRADRDSTEGVAVTRINDTNTMGVAIVLACETDFVGKNESFVALGGQFADIALNTESKEEFLAADFGGMTVAEKLVEQTGVIGEKLDITAFEKVEAAYVGAYTHIGKIAALVGLSAVVDNAETLVKDIAMQVASMGATTLSYKDFDAAYVAAETEARIAVIEKDNIELGRLGKTLKNVPQFISMSQLSEEVLAKAEEAAKAELAAEGKPEKIWDRILPGKMERFISDNTTLDMEQCLLDQAFIKDEKKSVAAYVKTYGNVEVSSFKRVTLG, translated from the coding sequence ATGGAAACAGTAAAGATTAGTGCTGCTGATGTTAAAAAATTAAGAGAAGCAACGGGCGCTGGAATGATGGACTGTAAAAAGGCATTAGTAGAAGCTGCTGGAGATTTCGATAAAGCAATTGACATTTTACGTAAAAAAGGTCAGAAAATTGCTGCAAAAAGAGCTGATAGAGATTCTACAGAAGGTGTTGCAGTAACAAGAATTAATGATACTAACACTATGGGTGTTGCTATTGTTTTGGCTTGTGAAACTGACTTTGTTGGTAAAAATGAATCATTTGTTGCTTTAGGAGGTCAATTTGCAGACATCGCTTTAAATACAGAAAGTAAAGAAGAGTTTTTAGCTGCTGATTTTGGTGGTATGACTGTTGCTGAGAAATTAGTTGAGCAAACTGGTGTGATTGGTGAAAAGTTAGATATCACTGCTTTTGAAAAAGTAGAAGCTGCTTATGTGGGTGCTTATACACACATTGGTAAAATTGCTGCTTTAGTTGGTTTGTCTGCAGTTGTAGATAATGCCGAAACTTTAGTAAAAGATATTGCAATGCAAGTAGCCTCTATGGGCGCAACTACTTTATCTTACAAAGATTTTGATGCCGCGTATGTAGCTGCTGAAACAGAAGCTAGAATCGCTGTTATTGAAAAAGATAATATAGAGTTAGGTAGATTAGGTAAAACATTAAAAAATGTACCTCAATTTATCTCTATGTCTCAATTATCTGAAGAAGTTTTAGCAAAAGCTGAAGAAGCTGCAAAAGCTGAATTGGCTGCTGAAGGGAAACCAGAAAAAATATGGGATAGAATTTTACCAGGTAAAATGGAAAGATTCATTTCTGACAACACCACTTTAGACATGGAGCAATGCCTTTTAGATCAAGCTTTTATTAAAGATGAAAAGAAAAGCGTAGCAGCATATGTAAAAACATATGGTAACGTTGAGGTTTCTTCTTTTAAAAGAGTTACTTTAGGTTAA
- a CDS encoding rhodanese-like domain-containing protein — translation MNKAFYIFLLSIIFINCDKKQEIERITTLELRALLAKDSIQLLDVRTPGEIKAGFIKTALFADYFDADFYTKAKNQLDTKKPVYLYCRSGNRSETSARILQENGFKVVNVLGGYNQWKMEN, via the coding sequence ATGAACAAAGCTTTTTATATTTTTTTACTCAGTATTATTTTTATCAATTGTGATAAAAAACAAGAAATAGAAAGAATTACTACTTTAGAGTTAAGGGCATTACTAGCAAAAGATAGCATTCAGTTATTAGATGTTAGGACTCCTGGAGAAATTAAAGCAGGATTTATAAAAACAGCCTTGTTTGCTGATTATTTTGATGCTGATTTTTATACAAAAGCAAAGAATCAATTAGATACAAAAAAACCTGTTTATTTGTATTGTAGATCTGGAAATAGAAGTGAAACATCTGCTCGGATATTACAAGAAAATGGCTTTAAAGTCGTGAATGTTTTGGGCGGATATAATCAATGGAAAATGGAAAATTAG